GGGGTCTTGGACACCTCTGGACATTGGAAGGATGCTGGCGCGCTTCGCGAGCATTTTACCAATATCCCGCAAGATGCCGAGATTATCGTATACTGCGGCTCCGGCGTCACTGCTTGTCCGAACGTGCTTGCCCTGGAAGAAGCTGGGTACGGCAACGTGAAGCTGTACGCGGGCAGCTGGAGCGATTGGATCAGCTACGAGGAGAATCCGGTGGCGACTGGAGAGGAATAAAAGATTGAATTCGGCAAAAAGCCCGCTACCATAGCGGGCTTTTTGCCGATTTTATAGCATCTGCACTCTTACATCAGTCTCCCTGATAGATGCTCAAGAGCCATCGATTGTATCCGCTTCTCCTCGGCGATATTCTCATAGAGAAGATGCTCTTTGCCCGCTTCAGCCATTCGCTTGCGCATGGCGGCAATGCGGCCTTTTCCGGTATCGATAAACCGGAAGTCTACCTGCCGCAGGCAATCCATATCCGCCAAGCTGTCCAAGGCTTCCGCTTTGATCCTTGTAGGGATCTCCTTTAACATCAGAACCTCCAACCGGTCCGCGGTCCACAAGTTCCCGATCTCCTGCAAGGATTTCATGTAATCCAGTTCAAGCTGCCGGAGATTTCGCATATGCGAGAAATCGCACAAGCGCTCGACTTTCGGCAGCGACAAGTGAAGGAAAACCAAATGATCCAATACCGCCAGGGCATCGATATTCGTCAGATTTCGGACGGCAGAGAGCCTCAGCATACTTATATTGGAGCTAGCCAGCACTTCCAGCGAACCGTTCAAAGTACAGCTGTCTATGGCCAGATACTTCATCAGCGGCAAATCCACGACAAAATCCAGCTGGTCGATCGGGCAGTTCAGGACCAGCGTATCCAGCCGAATGCAGTCCGCTATCGCAGATAGATCATCAAATTTGCCACTAAGCTCAAGGTATTTTAAAAACTTGTAATTCCGGATAAAGTCGAGATTTTGCGTTTTGGGCGAGCGTATCTTTAGAAATTCCATTCGATCCATTGCAGCCAGCCTATTCAAATCCTGTTGCTGTTTGAGATCCAGGTGCAAAGCAGCAACAAATTTCAATCCTGAAAGTGTCTCCAAAAATTCCTCCCTATAACGACCTTTCGCCTCTGCATGATAGATATGCAATATCAAGTCCGGACGCTTGGAGAACACCTGTTCATCCAGCTTCAGCAGATCTTCCGCTTTGTCTGCCCCAACAACAAAACCGATCGTAGCACGGTTCCGTAGTTGTTTGACGGCACTGTCCATCTTGTCCGTGCTCCAGGGAACCCCGCTCATCGATGCTGTCCACGGTTCGCTCATACCGCTCGCCTCCGTTTCTTTGAAAGGAATTAAAGTTCTATAAGAAAAAAAACCATTTGAGCCTCATGCCACCATTAAAGACCCACTATCTTCTTCAACATGCCCCGCACATGCGTGCATTCTGTCGGAATCTCTCTTTCGACCTCCTCTAATGAGGCAAAGGCGAATTCCTCCAGCCGCACCTTGATATAGGAGCGGATGTAATCCTTGTTGGTCTTATGCTTACGCAGCAGCTGTTCATAGATTTCCATCAATCCGGGATCGGTGACCTCCCCCAGTGCCTGCAGTGCGGTATACTGCACACGTACTTCTTCGTCTTCCAGGGCCCGAATAAAATCCGGCAAATAATTCGCCTTGTCCGCTGATTTTCCAGCCAGATAAACAGCCTGAATACGAACCTCCAGGTTAGGGTGCTTGAAAAAAGGAATGAGCAGCGGTAGCGGCTCCACCCCGGCCTCGTACAGAAGCTTACTGCAGAGTCGGAATGCCTCCTCATTCAGTTCCTGCGGGAGCAGAGCTAGCAGTTCGTCCATAAAGCGCCTCTCCCCCTGCGGCATATACCGTTTGATCAGCTGCATGCCCAGCAGCCGCGCCGCGGGGTCCTGACTATGCAGCGTCCTCCGGATGAGTGGATCGGCACGGTCAAAATCCATTTTGGCCAGTACTTGCAAAGCCAGTCTTGGAATATTCGCCGGGCCCCTCTTATATTGATTGACTAGAAAATCTGCAGTTTCCGGTGCAATGGATGGCAGTTTAAGCATGCCTTCCAAAGCCTCGAACCGGGTATATTCTTCCCGTTCAGTATGGTACAGCTTCATCAAGGCCTGGGCATCCCCTCCTCTTCGCCGCCCAAACCAGGCGCTCTCATAGCCAGCTATGGTCTCATCCAGCCAGCGTTCATACCAATCCAGAAAATGCTCTTCATATGTGAAAAAGAATCGGGTTTGATCTAGATCAAGATACACAACTTTTCCGCGGTATTCTCCGGTAACGATCAGCATCGTCTCATAGCCGCACCACTGTTCTCCGATATTCAGCAGGCCCTGGCACCACTCAGCCATAGCCTCATCGTACGCCTCATCGTCTATATCATCATCAAGACAAAGTTTCGTCATCCTTCCAGCCGCTTGATCCTCCCTAGCTGCAGATCGGAGTACTGAGGGTTCATGAATCCGTTCCAGCCCAATCACCTGCTTCTTCCCAAGCGGATGAATGCCGTAATAGGGACCAGCTCCTCCATTTCCAATCTCAGTAAGAAAAACCCTGTACGCATCCGGAAGCTTAACGCCATGCTGCTGCTCAAACTGCATAAGCTCTGCCTGACTCAACGGCTCATACAACCGGTATTGGTGTATACGCGCACCGAATACCTGACAGTTCGGATCTGCGGCAGCCGCCTGTTTCAGCTTTTCACGAACTCGCAGCACCTGCTCGCCATACATTCTGATCACTCCTTAGATATCCATATAATCAATCGTTTTTCGTCACGGCAATGTCCGTCTAGGCTTTTTCAGACAGCCATCGACATGAAGCCTGTCCGCATCCACGTTCTACCCTTTGATCCGACCCAGATAATAGTCAAGATACTTCTTCGGTCTTCTCTGGAAGACCCTTTTCTTCCCGCATTGAAAGGATCAGTCAAATTAGTGACTAATCGGTAAAGTATAGTAATTAAATGCTTGATCCAATAAGGCACTAGCCTCTTGACGTTTCAAAAGTTCTTTTGAACGGAAGTTCACGGAGCCATCCGTTTTAACCTTGGTATCTGGGTCTATGATACCTTGGGAAACAAGCGCCTTGATCGCTTCCACTGCCCAGGCATCCGTTTTTCCACTCAGTTTAACCTTCGTTCTAGGCTCTACCTGTTTCAGGTTTTGGATCATTACCGCCGCCATTTGTCTAGTGATCGGAGAATTAGGCTGATAATTAGGCAGTCCGGCTTTCATCTGCTTCTTATTGGGTTCAATCATGTAAGGCTGTTTATGCATCCCATGGGCGCGAAGCAGCACTTCTGAGAATTCTCCCTGAGTCATCGTTCCTTTTGGATCAAAGATATGGGAAGACTTCCCGATCATGACTTTCAAAGCGTTAAGATTGTTAATATATGATTTATACTTACTATTCGCAGGTACATCAGAGAAAGGTGAATCA
Above is a window of Paenibacillus sp. FSL K6-1330 DNA encoding:
- a CDS encoding HEAT repeat domain-containing protein, with the translated sequence MYGEQVLRVREKLKQAAAADPNCQVFGARIHQYRLYEPLSQAELMQFEQQHGVKLPDAYRVFLTEIGNGGAGPYYGIHPLGKKQVIGLERIHEPSVLRSAAREDQAAGRMTKLCLDDDIDDEAYDEAMAEWCQGLLNIGEQWCGYETMLIVTGEYRGKVVYLDLDQTRFFFTYEEHFLDWYERWLDETIAGYESAWFGRRRGGDAQALMKLYHTEREEYTRFEALEGMLKLPSIAPETADFLVNQYKRGPANIPRLALQVLAKMDFDRADPLIRRTLHSQDPAARLLGMQLIKRYMPQGERRFMDELLALLPQELNEEAFRLCSKLLYEAGVEPLPLLIPFFKHPNLEVRIQAVYLAGKSADKANYLPDFIRALEDEEVRVQYTALQALGEVTDPGLMEIYEQLLRKHKTNKDYIRSYIKVRLEEFAFASLEEVEREIPTECTHVRGMLKKIVGL